Proteins from one Carassius auratus strain Wakin unplaced genomic scaffold, ASM336829v1 scaf_tig00007414, whole genome shotgun sequence genomic window:
- the LOC113071480 gene encoding potassium channel subfamily K member 1-like codes for MLLLSSLTHALLPWVTHTPIHNLQVFWGLSRNHAALLHCSVLAFCTATLFFLLPAGALCLLENDWSYLESLYFCFISLSTTGLVDFLPGRTQSRAARQGLEFATSCYLMLGLIVLLVVVESLWELEQVQAILRFFTGPRQGELKGVGLDELVLSGDMAGAEEEPHYTLPISTISPAFSDSPATPTTELPPIFGLPPKENVPPSLRPNPTPDLCQSTSTT; via the exons ATGCTGCTGCTGTCCAGCCTTACTCATGCCCTCCTGCCATGGGTAACACACACCCCTATTCACAACCTTCAAGTCTTCTGGGGACTGTCTCGCAACCATGCTGCGTTGCTGCACTGCAGTGTGCTCGCCTTTTGCACAGCGACATTGTTCTTTCTTCTGCCTGCTGGTGCCCTCTGCCTGCTGGAGAATGACTGGAGTTACCTGGAGTCACTCTACTTTTGTTTTATCTCACTTAGCACGACAGGACTTGTTGACTTCCTGCCTGGGAGGACGCAAAGCCGGGCAGCACGTCAGGGGCTGGAGTTTGCAACCTCCT GTTACCTGATGCTTGGACTGATTGTCTTGCTTGTCGTTGTGGAAAGCTTATGGGAACTGGAGCAGGTTCAAGCCATTCTGCGTTTTTTCACTGGACCGCGGCAGGGTGAGCTGAAGGGGGTGGGTTTGGATGAGCTTGTGCTCAGTGGAGACATGGCAGGTGCAGAGGAGGAGCCTCATTACACCCTGCCTATATCCACCATCTCCCCTGCTTTCTCAGACTCACCTGCCACTCCAACAACAGAGCTGCCACCGATCTTTGGCCTGCCACCCAAGGAAAATGTTCCCCCTTCACTAAGACCAAACCCCACTCCAGATCTGTGCCAATCCACTTCCACTACATAA
- the LOC113071486 gene encoding TAF6-like RNA polymerase II p300/CBP-associated factor-associated factor 65 kDa subunit 6L gives MSGVKSVSHDLDQLNRLLHMVPLDPERLCSPSAQPHLLKVLSDPVRPLCSHYGAVVDLHALSWKAVERVLYPHLPAYWANLQAVLSDYSVSNAQVKADGHKVYGTILVAVERLLKMKALSLTSAAGGGGAGLPDTATGAGNFRENSPGLSPPPEPLSEPPLGIASHLQAGGAGCPWEEWTTVSLPVMYCELYSFFGDILAVRFSTDPPLGSAPSSCSCQTLEGRKEPVSGAPNLENTQKMPQLTASMNISPRQDGSPRMEAQPPSLVVT, from the exons ATGAGTGGG GTGAAGTCAGTCAGTCATGATCTGGACCAGTTAAACAGACTCCTACACATGGT ACCGCTGGACCCTGAGAGACTATGCAGCCCTTCTGCTCAGCCACATCTTCTG AAGGTTCTTTCAGATCCGGTTAGACCTCTCTGTTCCCACTATGGAGCTGTAGTGGATCTGCATGCTCTCAGCTGGAAG GCTGTTGAACGTGTGCTGTATCCTCACCTCCCTGCGTATTGGGCGAATCTACAAGCTGTGCTAAGTGATTACTCCGTGTCCAACGCTCAGGTGAAAGCAGACGGCCACAAAGTCTATGGAACCATTCTG GTGGCGGTAGAGCGTTTGCTGAAGATGAAGGCACTCAGTCTGACCTCGGCAGCAGGAGGCGGCGGTGCTGGTCTACCAGACACTGCCACAGGGGCTGGCAACTTCAGAGAAAACTCTCCTGGCCTCAGCCCACCCCCCGAACCTCTTTCCGAACCCCCTCTTGGCATTGCAAGCCATCTCCAAGCAGGTGGAGCTGGCTGTCCATGGGAGGAGTGGACTACTGTATCTCTTCCTGTCATGTATTGTGAACTCTACTCGTTTTTTGGAGATATTCTGGCTGTACGCTTCAGCACTGACCCGCCACTCGGTAGTGCCCCATCTTCATGTTCCTGCCAGACATTAGAGGGCAGGAAAGAGCCAGTTAGTGGTGCCCCCAATCTTGAGAATACACAAAAAATGCCCCAGCTAACTGCCAGTATGAATATTAGCCCAAGACAAGATGGAAGCCCTCGTATGGAAGCACAACCACCAAGTCTGGTTGTTACCTAA
- the LOC113071485 gene encoding mRNA decay activator protein ZFP36L2-like, which translates to MFETSQDDLFLFPTQSQNEAFFPEEGLGGGSLSLAEALLPLVESPSPTMTPWLCSTRYKTELCSRYAETGTCKYAERCQFAHGLHDLHVPSRHPKYKTELCRTYHTAGYCIYGTRCLFVHSLKEQRPTRPRRKNVPCRTYRAFGVCPFGTRCHFLHVEGGSESDGGEEERTWQPPSQSHEWKPRGALCRTFSSFGFCLYGTRCRFQHGLPNAIKGLHSNHTSWPHQMTNGGSLSPASDMCSSPSPPSSSPPSALASPVYPDGSGPVTPPSVEVANNAFTFSSQHLNDLLLPLALRLQQLEYAANAGPQDTLDKPRLP; encoded by the exons ATGTTTGAG ACCAGTCAGGATGACCTGTTTCTGTTCCCCACTCAAAGCCAGAATGAGGCCTTCTTCCCGGAGGAGGGTTTAGGCGGTGGGAGCTTGTCTCTTGCCGAGGCCTTGCTTCCCCTAGTTGAGTCGCCATCGCCCACAATGACGCCCTGGCTCTGCTCCACCCGCTATAAGACCGAACTGTGCAGCCGCTATGCTGAGACTGGTACCTGCAAGTATGCCGAACGCTGCCAGTTTGCCCATGGCCTCCATGATCTCCATGTACCCTCCCGTCATCCCAAGTACAAAACCGAGCTGTGTCGTACCTACCACACCGCTGGCTACTGCATTTATGGCACTCGTTGTCTCTTTGTGCACAGCCTTAAAGAGCAGAGGCCCACCCGTCCCCGTCGCAAGAATGTGCCTTGCCGTACCTATCGTGCATTTGGGGTTTGCCCCTTTGGTACCAGATGCCACTTCCTGCATGTTGAGGGTGGCTCCGAATCAGATGGTGGAGAGGAGGAGCGAACCTGGCAGCCTCCATCACAATCCCATGAGTGGAAGCCTCGAGGTGCCCTCTGTCGCACCTTCAGCTCATTTGGTTTCTGTCTGTATGGCACCCGTTGTCGATTCCAACATGGGCTTCCGAACGCTATCAAAGGTCTTCACTCCAACCACACATCCTGGCCTCATCAGATGACCAATGGGGGATCTCTTTCACCTGCCTCCGACATGTGCTCTTCACCATCTCCACCATCCTCATCCCCTCCATCTGCGTTGGCTTCGCCGGTGTACCCTGATGGCTCTGGTCCAGTCACTCCACCATCGGTGGAAGTGGCCAACAATGCTTTCACCTTCAGCAGTCAACATCTGAATGATCTGCTGCTCCCTCTCGCCCTTCGGCTCCAGCAGTTGGAGTATGCTGCCAATGCTGGTCCTCAAGACACTCTGGACAAGCCACGGTTGCCATGA
- the LOC113071483 gene encoding metastasis-associated protein MTA2-like has translation MAANMYRVGDYVYFENSSSNPYLIRRIEELNKTANGNVEAKVVCLFRRRDISANLNTLADSNARDFEEESKQPSMLEPQKHQLKHRELFLSRQFESLPATHIRGKCNVTLLNETDVLTGYLEREDCFFYSLVFDPVQKTLLADQGEIRVGSKYQADIPDKLDEVDSDSRVQEKLETKVWDPNNQLKDPQIDQFLVVARAVGTFARALDCSSSIRQPSLHMSAAAASRDITLFHAMDTLQKNGYDLAQAMSTLVPQGGPVLCRDEMEEWSASEAMLFEEALEKYGKDFNDIRQDFLPWKSLASVVQFYYMWKTTDRYIQQKRLKAAEADSKLKQVYIPTYTKPNPNQISAPGSKPGMNGATGYQKGLSCESCHTAQSQQWYAWGPPNMQCRLCASCWIYWKKYGGLKTPTQLEGATRTGSDAAPRGHMTRQEVQGMSPFTSNAGRAKLLAKNRQTFILQTTKLTRIARRVCQDILQSHRAARRPYASINANAVKAECMIRLPKAAKGAMKNRLIPRPSLINIVKELALQAPLKLKAPRGAPTPINRNQVNQPRSTSALLGKRPFENAGSHSLSTNGRPFALGMRAATQSVIKRQKVSQGDAPNPVVFVATKDTRALRKHLTQSEMRRAARKPHLSVRIKLPVPPRPLPVPIIPSSTSEPIVLED, from the exons GAGACTTTGAAGAGGAGTCCAAGCAGCCTTCAATGTTAGAACCACAGAAACACCAGCTCAAGCACAGAGAACTGTTCCTGTCTCGACAGTTTGAGTCTCTCCCGGCCACACATATACG AGGAAAATGCAATGTCACACTCTTGAATGAGACTGATGTTTTAACTGGCTACCTAGAGAGAGAG GACTGTTTCTTCTACTCTCTGGTGTTTGACCCTGTGCAGAAGACCCTGCTGGCTGACCAGGGCGAGATCAGGGTGGGATCCAAATACCAGGCAGATATCCCTGACAAACTGGATGAAG TTGATTCAGACAGTCGAGTGCAGGAGAAGCTTGAGACAAAGGTTTGGGATCCTAATAACCAGCTGAAGGATCCCCAAATAGACCAGTTCCTGGTGGTGGCACG GGCTGTTGGTACATTTGCACGTGCACTAGACTGCAGCAGTTCAATCCGGCAACCCAGTCTCCACATGAGCGCAGCGGCAGCATCTAGAGACATTACACTG TTCCACGCCATGGACACCCTGCAGAAGAACGGCTATGATCTCGCCCAGGCCATGTCGACGCTGGTCCCTCAGGGTGGCCCGGTGCTGTGCAGGGATGAGATGGAAGAGTGGAGCGCCTCAGAGGCCATGCTGTTCGAGGAGGCTCTGGAGAAATACGGCAAAGACTTCAATGACATTCGTCAAGACTTT TTGCCCTGGAAGTCATTGGCTAGTGTGGTCCAGTTCTACTACATGTGGAAGACTACTGATCGTTACATCCAGCAG AAAAGACTAAAGGCAGCAGAGGCTGACAGCAAGCTGAAGCAGGTGTACATCCCCACCTA CACCAAACCCAACCCAAACCAGATCAGTGCACCTGGAAGTAAACCTGGCATGAATGGTGCCACTGGCTACCAGAAAGGTCTCAGTTGTGAAAGCTGCCACA CTGCTCAGTCCCAGCAGTGGTACGCATGGGGTCCTCCCAACATGCAGTGCCGCCTGTGTGCATCCTGTTGGATTTACTGGAAAAAGTATGGTGGTCTTAAGACCCCTACTCAACTAGAGGGCGCCACAAGAACTGGCTCA GATGCAGCTCCACGTGGTCACATGACCCGCCAGGAGGTACAGGGCATGTCTCCGTTTACCAGCAACGCAGGAAGAGCTAAACTTCTGGCTAAAAATCGTCAGACCTTCATCCTGCAGACCACTAAACTCACTCGAATTGCCCGTCGGGTGTGTCAGGACATCCTGCAGTCCCACCGAGCAGCCCGCCGCCCCTACGCTTCCATTAACGCCAATGCTGTCAAAGCAGAGT GTATGATAAGACTTCCTAAAGCAGCAAAGGGTGCTATGAAGAACCGCCTTATTCCTCGTCCGTCCCTCATCAATATAGTTAAAGAATTGG CTCTTCAAGCTCCTTTGAAACTCAAAGCCCCTCGGGGTGCTCCAACCCCTATCAACCGTAACCAGGTTAACCAGCCTCGGAGCACATCTGCTCTACTGGGCAAAAGGCCATTTGAAAAT GCTGGAAGTCATTCCTTGTCCACCAATGGAAGACCGTTCGCATTGGGAATGAGAGCAGCCACCCAGTCAGTCATTAAGAGACAGAAGGTCAGTCAAGGAGATGCTCCGAATCCAGTCGTGTTTGTGGCTACGAAAGACACCAG AGCCCTAAGGAAACACCTCACTCAGTCAGAGATGAGGCGGGCGGCCAGAAAACCACACCTCTCGGTCAGAATCAAACTTCCCGTGCCGCCCCGGCCGCTTCCTGTACCCATCATACCCTCCAGCACCAGCGAGCCAATCGTGTTGGAGGACTGA